TCTTATCTCTTAAGAAACGTTTACTTTAATCTAGTTGTTTTTTTCTATAGTAATAAATAACGCAATAACCAAGCAGACTAATAAGTAAGCTATTTCCTAAGACGCTGTACCAATATCCTGTTTGTTCATTTGTTCTTGGTAATTTTGTCTTAGCAAGTAACGTTGTTTTTGTTGTCTTACCTTCAATTTTTGTTCCATCTATTTCTTTTGGTATCGTTGGGTCAACAATCGGCGGCACTGATACTTGTTCATATACATAAACGATTGTTTGAGGTGTCTCAGTAAACATAACTTCATCTGTACTTAAAAGTTGATCTAGATTAACTCTTAGTCGAGAGGTTGATTGTTGTTGTTCTTTGAAACGATAGCCTTTGATTTCTTTTGGCTGAACCTTTTGTTTCGTCCCAACTTTTCCGTTTATCACATCATCATTCGCAATTTCTTTGCCATTAGTATCTATATGATGGAATTTAATTTCTCCAACTAGAGGCGCATTTTCTATCGTCGTTTTATGATTCAAGTGCTCTGGACTAATTTCAATAGTTTCTCCAATTTCTTTCAATAGATAGCCAACAGGTGCTTTGGTTTCAACAAGTGTATACGTTGCTTGTGGCAAGTCTTTGAAATCTGCGATTCCATCTTCATTGGTGGTCTTGGTAATTTTCTTATCTGGATCAGCTTGGGAAATTAGTGTAAATTCTGCACCGCTAAGTGCTTGCTTTGTTTCCAGATCGATTTTGTTTACGCGTATTGATCCTAGTAGTAATTGGTTGACTTTGTTTGTTGTAGCCTTTATTTCAGATTCGATTTGTTCTTTTGTTAATTCCAACGAAACTGGTGTTGAATCTAATTGATAACCTACTGGTGCTTTTGTCTCTATAAATGAATAGGTTCCCGCACTCATTTCAGAAACTAAGATTAAACCTTCGTCATTCGAGGTAAATACTTTCGCTTCTCCTTGATTGGCTACCCAATTCGGTTCACCTTGTTCATTTTCTTGATAAAATGTTGTCTGATCTTGCTCACTATGGGATAAAATGAATTCTGCTCCTGGTAGAGCGTGTCCAGCAGGATCGACTTTCTTCAATTCTATGTCACCAGTTGTAATGATTGGTTCATTTTCAACGGTCGTGACATAACCTGGATCATTTATTTCATCATCAGATTTAGTAGATAATAGTACACCTTTTTGATACTTTTCAGATAGCTTATAACCATCCGGTGCAGTTATTTCTTTGATCAAATATTCACCCTCAGCCACTGACTGAAAGGCAGCATTTCCGTCTTGATCTGACGTAGCTTTCAACCCTAGCGATTGTTGACTCTCTTTATCAAACAGTTCAAAAACTGCACCTGATAATGGTTGCTGCGTGCGTGCGTCGACTTTCTTCAATAGAATCTGTCCTACACCTTTTCCAGAACCAGAACCACTGGTCACAGTATGATTGACCGTTGCCCAATCAGATTTAATTGCCTTGTCATTAGTAAAAACTGCTATATTACGAACATTTGCTGATTTGGTCGTAACCGTTTGGTATTCTACAGTAACGCCTCTTGTTTCTTTCTTAAACGTGATTTTAAAGTAATTCGTATCATAATTTTTAAGTGCTGAACCTGCTGGACTTTGATCTTGGTCATAAGTAAAGGTAATCTCATAGTCTTCACCTAATTTTAAGACGTTATTCGTCAATTGATCTCTCACTACAAAAGCATCAGTCCCAATTACAAAATTAGTATTTTCTGCTTTTGATAAGTCAGCTAATGTAAATGTATCTTCTAACACTAAGTTTTTATAGGGACGATTAGCTGGCATAATATTAGATCTGATAATCCAACTCGCCAGTTTATTGTCAACCGTTGATACACGCCCACTTTTGTAGGTATTAATGCCTAAAGCAACGAGTAGTTCTGCTTTTAAATCATGTGGGTAGTTGCCCTCATCACTAATTTTAGCCGTATTCGTAAAATTAGTATAGTAATCAGAAATGGGTGCTGTACTTGGTGCTGTTTTGTATCTTAGCGCTACTTTTTTATTCCCGATTGCGGAAAATTCAAGATGAATTTGACTATCCTTAATTTCCATAACAGTTGGATAACGGTCATCTCCTGGCTGAATTTTTTCTCCAGTAATGACGGTTTCTTTGCCATTTTCATTGACAATCTTATCTAACGCCAAGATTTCAATTGAATTTTTATCTAATTTTTGAATTGATTCAATGTCATCATCTAAAATTAAATTTTTATATTTATGACGTTCTTCATTGATCCCGATCGTCCAAGTGAGTATCCCATCATTGCTGTTATAGCTAACATTTTTCTTGCCGCCTTCCATTAAGAAACTTGGGATATTGAATGTTGCAGAAGCTTCCATTGGAATATTCCCATTACCGGCAAGTGACACCTTATTGCTTAATTCGTCTCCTACTTTGATATCTGTGTTGTCGAATTTACTTGTATAAGTCAAAACATATTTATTCGTTGTAACGCCTTGATGGACACCTAACATATCTATGGTAAAACCAGAACTAGTTTTATTGATTGTATAATCTTGTCCAACAACTAAAGAATGCTTGGTTTTATCATCACCTTTGGCATAATAGTAAAAGTCAGCAGATCCGTCAACCAGCTCTTTCACTCTTTCTCCAAATTGATCGATCATTTGATTAAATTGCATACCCCAGTGTTTATTATTGACGATGATCGACCAATCCACTGTTCCTGATGTCATATCTAAGGAATCTTCTTCTAAAATTTTAGAAATATTTGATGGTGCTAAATTGACCTTTGCATCATCACTTCCTAATGAATCAGATACCTTGTTTTCTATTTCACGCGGGCTAGGATTTTGAATGGCTGTTTCATAGACAAAACGATAAGCTGCTGTTGGTGTAGGACTTTGATTATTAGTATAAATATAATCAGTCGTGTACTGTCCAAATCCACTGGTATCCCAATGATTACTTGGTGCCAGACCGCCTAAACTGATCGAGCCAGTACCATAAACATAAAGATTATAGATTTTTAGATTTGAAACCGTTAGATCATTTGGAACTTCATCCGTTAAAATATCTGTGAGTTTAGTTCCTAATGCTAATTCAGTGCTATCTAAATTGTAATCGATCGTCCAAACAATCGTATTTGTTTTCACATTATATTCGCCTTTTTTGGTCATATGAGGATTATGATTGTATTGGAAATAAACATAGTTTGAAAGTGACGTACCGTAGATCGTCGCTTCGGTTCCCATATAATAGAGTTCTTCATTGGCAATCGACTCTTCTTTGATAACAGATTCATACGTCATGATTACTGCTTTGTTCGTCTCTTTAGCTAAAATCACTTCTAAATCAGTATTATTTTGTTGAAGCGTATAATCTTCGCTTCCTAATAAGGTAGGTTCACCAATTAAACTGCCGCCCATAGAAACGTCTTGTGCAAAAACTTTCACATTTTTTACAGTGACGTAAGCTGATGCATTTTCAATTGCGCTTGAGCCATTTCTACTAATTTTTGACTTTACGACTATTTTCTCATTTGGCTGAATCGTTTGTCGATTGATATTTGTTTTGATTTCAGTTGAAACGATATCAGTATTAAAATTTTTATTTTTTTTCAGGCTAATACTTCCTTCACCTGATAGCTTAAATAATAGCTCATATTTTTTTTCTTGGTTATTTACTAACGAGAAGGTAATGGTTTTAAGTAAATCACTATCATCGCTGTATGGAATAAAACTAGTTTCAATGTCGATTTGATATTTTCCATTGACTACTGTTTCATTAAATATAATAGTAAGCTTTCCAGTCGTATCTAGAGTCCAACTTCCAACGGTCTCTAATCTTCCTGATATGTTGTTTGAGATTGCAATATCTGCTGGTAGTTGATATTCATAAGTTCCAGCCTGAATTGTTTGATTTTCTGTTCCAACCTGAAGGGACAACTTTAATGGTGCTTGTCTTTGTGGTCGATTGGTTGTTGTATCGTATTCTACGCCTTTAGGATCAGTTAAAGTAACATTCGTTATTAAATTCTCAGTTTGTTGTACTTTTGCTTGCTTTGACTCCAATTTTACTTCACTAGTTGAAGTTTCGACTGATTTTTCTGGTACTTCCGTTGAAGCAACAACTGATTCTTCAATCTGCTTATCCACTGTATCCTCTGTCGAAGTCTCATTTATAACAGCGCTTTCTGAACTTTCTGAAGAAATTCCTGTGTTCAATGTTTCACTTGTTGACGTACTTGTCGAAATCTCCGAAGTGTTTTCAGATAAAAATGTTTCAGCAAAACTAACAACAGGAATCAAAGAATTAGCAATCATTAATAGTAACACCATTACTATCCAAAATTTCTGTCTTTTCATCATTTCCCTCTTTTCATTTTATTAAAAAAACATATAACTATTAGTATTTTACCATATATTTTTCATTTTAATAGATGAAATCACAATATTCCATAATATAATTGTAAAATAAAAAGCATAATTGTTTTAAAAAAACAATCATACTTTTATTTTTATTTTTATTTCTTATTTCAAGTCAGCTGGTGCTTTTTGTTGCCAATCTTTTGAATAAAAGGATCCATCAAGATGATAACTTGGCACCTTAGTTGAACTTGTTTCCAAAAATGGTTGAATTCGCTGATCAGCTGCTAGCCAACCACGCCAACCTAAATGGATTGTATCAGCCATAAAGTACTGGGTATCACAATCTTTGGTAAAATCTGCAATATTATTAAATCCTTGCGTTGTTAATTGGTATTTCACCTTTTTAGCAAAACCTTGCAGCATCTCTTGAGAGAGTCCTGTAAAATCGGTCCAATGTTTATTCACTGGTGGAATAATAAACAAGACCTCGGCATTGTCTTGTGCCAATTGACTAAGGACCAATTGCAAGTCAGAAAACTCAGGAGAAAAACGATAATCCCAATTCGTTTGTGAATTTTCCAAGGATTTCAATTTCTTTTTCACTCGTTTATCATAAAATGGATTAGATATTTCAAACGGATTGTTATTAGTCGATTTTTGACCAATTT
The DNA window shown above is from Enterococcus sp. 12C11_DIV0727 and carries:
- a CDS encoding SpaA isopeptide-forming pilin-related protein; the protein is MKRQKFWIVMVLLLMIANSLIPVVSFAETFLSENTSEISTSTSTSETLNTGISSESSESAVINETSTEDTVDKQIEESVVASTEVPEKSVETSTSEVKLESKQAKVQQTENLITNVTLTDPKGVEYDTTTNRPQRQAPLKLSLQVGTENQTIQAGTYEYQLPADIAISNNISGRLETVGSWTLDTTGKLTIIFNETVVNGKYQIDIETSFIPYSDDSDLLKTITFSLVNNQEKKYELLFKLSGEGSISLKKNKNFNTDIVSTEIKTNINRQTIQPNEKIVVKSKISRNGSSAIENASAYVTVKNVKVFAQDVSMGGSLIGEPTLLGSEDYTLQQNNTDLEVILAKETNKAVIMTYESVIKEESIANEELYYMGTEATIYGTSLSNYVYFQYNHNPHMTKKGEYNVKTNTIVWTIDYNLDSTELALGTKLTDILTDEVPNDLTVSNLKIYNLYVYGTGSISLGGLAPSNHWDTSGFGQYTTDYIYTNNQSPTPTAAYRFVYETAIQNPSPREIENKVSDSLGSDDAKVNLAPSNISKILEEDSLDMTSGTVDWSIIVNNKHWGMQFNQMIDQFGERVKELVDGSADFYYYAKGDDKTKHSLVVGQDYTINKTSSGFTIDMLGVHQGVTTNKYVLTYTSKFDNTDIKVGDELSNKVSLAGNGNIPMEASATFNIPSFLMEGGKKNVSYNSNDGILTWTIGINEERHKYKNLILDDDIESIQKLDKNSIEILALDKIVNENGKETVITGEKIQPGDDRYPTVMEIKDSQIHLEFSAIGNKKVALRYKTAPSTAPISDYYTNFTNTAKISDEGNYPHDLKAELLVALGINTYKSGRVSTVDNKLASWIIRSNIMPANRPYKNLVLEDTFTLADLSKAENTNFVIGTDAFVVRDQLTNNVLKLGEDYEITFTYDQDQSPAGSALKNYDTNYFKITFKKETRGVTVEYQTVTTKSANVRNIAVFTNDKAIKSDWATVNHTVTSGSGSGKGVGQILLKKVDARTQQPLSGAVFELFDKESQQSLGLKATSDQDGNAAFQSVAEGEYLIKEITAPDGYKLSEKYQKGVLLSTKSDDEINDPGYVTTVENEPIITTGDIELKKVDPAGHALPGAEFILSHSEQDQTTFYQENEQGEPNWVANQGEAKVFTSNDEGLILVSEMSAGTYSFIETKAPVGYQLDSTPVSLELTKEQIESEIKATTNKVNQLLLGSIRVNKIDLETKQALSGAEFTLISQADPDKKITKTTNEDGIADFKDLPQATYTLVETKAPVGYLLKEIGETIEISPEHLNHKTTIENAPLVGEIKFHHIDTNGKEIANDDVINGKVGTKQKVQPKEIKGYRFKEQQQSTSRLRVNLDQLLSTDEVMFTETPQTIVYVYEQVSVPPIVDPTIPKEIDGTKIEGKTTKTTLLAKTKLPRTNEQTGYWYSVLGNSLLISLLGYCVIYYYRKKQLD